A section of the Oryza sativa Japonica Group chromosome 1, ASM3414082v1 genome encodes:
- the LOC112938363 gene encoding uncharacterized protein isoform X3 — protein MTSKGIDRPAERTFQSIYSWLLRGFRIDQEVYTMSVSVVVSRATEGYFWELMPMDSTAAWRRYVEMAFERSWPLVIFVSVQEKDINVSMQTEDVEGPINAGDVVGPSMQNEENQPREEQAMGMADEGERVGIIVDEMEREDSDNEEADDDASSDEEGDVMATDWANEDFSGLVILEGDHVPWEYKENEVIDGARYAHKDEMKEAVKHWAVSLQREFRVVKSTNYVYEVRCMKEDCPWRVHAYKGKWNDYWKVSIVTEHKCYLQGVEKYHRNITSAFVASEMYSSVVGNIGFEPKSIIRHIENKFKYTISYVKACRAKQKIIEMRYGTFEASYDNLPRLLATIAQRNNNTYYDLHTFTSVDDRTKSVLQRAFFSLGACINAFVHCRPVLCIDGTFMTGKYRGQILTAIGCDGNNQVVPMAFAFVESENTESWYWFLERVHIAVVRMRPNVCLIHDRHAGMLRAIDYLQNGWDEKRLPAKWPDVRSRWCMRHMGANFYKQFKNKHLMELFKRLCAKNQEKKFNELWDKLDELTTKQTDEQSRRPQVEGDEPPIPLGALHDDPPTMRRRSGSSIRNFTQWIENEPTEKWSLLFDTDGSRYGIMTTNLAEVYNWVMRGVRVLPLVAIVEFILHGTQAYFRDRYKKIGPSMADNNIVFGFEQVMRLPHLGPANTLPPYSTVGPSKAWLLQFTADLLHPDADNNSVRRSLEAYLLWLFGWVMFTSTHGHAVDFRLVHYARSIVDAQPQDVPQWSWGSAVLAATYRALCEACTKTDAGAIIAGCPMLLQLWAAERFAIGRPVVDSAPYGVGRSAQWPEDGPTMGTYWCRRGRRYAHVQVRRGYPDFVFEFDRLQPSDVIWEPYTEEAVAARAPLGLSSLCTRDQAYWLTILPMVFDIFVEPHCPQRVMRQFGLRQVFPGNVQPTVLPADHSLTRRGQLAGALWAPRVQQYVDDWVLATEEVINELFPHTEENYRDYLRWYLPRTRARVTFTPDAPEPHVAAVTDAYPTHRDRDYFVGADAARDISADITAVQVRLNRGLHLTDVEQRVTFDRMQEKMRAVMRVFSCRSAVDIVPPAGPVQPRPRAPTVGAGPRPTVPVSHSTAQPRGPRLPSSAPSFGAVRPTAPVSHGPRLPSSAFAGTTGASASSAGAFATSSGAFASSSSHGASIPRPHGFAAGIFGTWASSGQEILPMREL, from the exons atgacatctaagggcatcgataggcctgcggagagaacatttcagtcaatttatagttggttgttgagaggatttagaatagaccaagaagtctacacaatgtcagtatcagttgtagtgagtcgtgcaacagaaggttatttttgggaactaatgccgatggacagcactgctgcttggagacggtatgtggaaatggcttttgaacggtcatggcccctcgttatatttgtgtcggtacaagagaaagatataaatgtttcaatgcaaaccgaagatgtagagggtcctatcaatgcaggggatgttgttggaccatcgatgcaaaatgaggaaaatcaaccaagggaggagcaggccatgggcatggcggatgagggggagagagtcggtataattgttgatgaaatggagagggaagattcggataatgaggaagcggacgacgacgcatcatccgatgaggaaggtgatgtaatggccactgattgggcaaatgaggacttttctggacttgttatattagagggtgatcatgtaccctgggagtataaggagaacgaggtaattgacggtgcaaggtatgctcataaggatgagatgaaggaggcggtgaagcattgggcagtttccttgcagagagagtttagggtggtcaagtcaacaaattatgtgtatgaagtgagatgcatgaaggaagattgtccgtggcgtgtccatgcatataagggtaaatggaatgattattggaaagttagcattgtgaccgagcacaagtgctacttacaaggggtggagaagtatcaccgaaacatcacttcagcttttgtggcaagtgagatgtacagcagtgttgttggtaacattggctttgaaccaaaatcaattattaggcacatcgagaacaaattcaagtacaccataagctatgtaAAGGCCTgcagagccaaacaaaagattattgagatgaggtatggcacatttgaagcttcttatgataatttgcctcgtttgttagccaccattgcccagaggaataataatacttactatgacctacatacatttacatcggttgatgatcgaacaaagagtgtgctgcaaagagcctttttctcattgggtgcttgcatcaatgcttttgtgcattgtcgacctgttctatgcatagatggaacttttatgacaggtaaataccgaggtcagatattgacagcaattgggtgtgatgggaacaaccaggttgtacctatggcttttgcatttgtagagagtgagaacactgaaagctggtactggttcctagagagagtgcacattgcagtggtgcgtatgaggcccaacgtttgccttatacatgatcgtcatgcgggtatgttgcgggctattgactacttgcagaacggttgggatgagaagagacttccagctaagtggcctgatgttcggagtcggtggtgcatgcgtcacatgggtgcaaatttctacaagcaattcaagaacaagcatcttatggagctctttaagaggctctgtgcaaagaaccaagagaagaaatttaatgagttgtgggacaagttggatgagttgacaacgaagcaaacagatgagcaatctcgcagaccacaagttgaaggtgacgagcctcccatacctcttggtgcattacatgatgacccaccaacaatgagaaggaggtcagggtcgtctatcagaaatttcactcagtggattgagaatgagcctacggagaagtggtctctattgttcgacaccgatggatctcggtatggcataatgacaaccaatttggcagaggtgtacaactgggtaatgcgaggagttcgggtacttccattggttgctattgttgaattcatccttcacggcacgcaagcgtactttagggatcgatacaagaaaattggtccgtccatggccgataacaacatagtgtttggcttcgagcaggtgatgcgccttccacacctaggaccggccaacacccttcctccgtactctacagtcgggcctagcaaggcttggttgctccagttcact gcggaccttctgcaccctgacgctgataataactcggtccgacgctcccttgaggcgtacctgttgtggttgttcgggtgggtgatgttcactagcacccacgggcacgctgtggacttccggctggtccactacgcacggtccatcgtggatgctcagccacaggacgtgccgcagtggagctggggttctgccgtgctagcagccacgtaccgtgccctctgtgaggcgtgcacgaagactgacgcgggagcgatcatcgctggctgccctatgttgcttcagctttgggcagccgagaggtttgccataggtcgaccagtggtggacagcgcaccctacggggttggtcgcagcgcgcagtggccagaggacggtcccacgatggggacttactggtgtcgacgtggg cgtcgttatgctcacgtccaggtgagacgaggttacccggacttcgtgttcgagtttgaccgtctccagccgagcgacgtcatctgggagccgtacacagaagaggccgtcgctgcaagagcaccgctaggactttcgtcgttgtgcacacgcgaccaggcttactggctcaccatcctgccgatggtgttcgacattttcgttgagcctcactgcccgcagcgtgtgatgagacagttcggacttaggcaggtgtttccgggcaacgtgcagccgaccgtcctccctgccgaccactc gttgactcgacggggacagctagcaggcgcactttgggctccacgtgtacagcagtacgttgacgactgggtgttagctacagaggaggtgatcaacgagctcttcccacacacggaggagaactaccgtgactaccttcgctggtaccttcctcgcactcgtgcgcgtgtgaccttcactccagacgccccagagccgcacgttgccgctgtgacggacgcgtatcccacgcaccgtgaccgagactacttcgtgggg gctgatgccgcacgggatatcagtgccgatatcaccgcagtccaagtgaggttgaacagaggtttgcacttgactgacgttgagcagagggtgaccttcgaccggatgcaggagaagatgcgtgcggtcatgcgcgtcttctcctgtcgcagcgccgtggacatcgtacctccagctggtccggtacaaccacggcctcgcgcgcctaccgtcggagcaggacctcgacctacggtaCCTGTTTCGCAcagtactgctcagcccagag gacctcgtttgccttcgagcgcccctagcttcggagcagtgcgacctacagcaccggtttcgcacg gacctcgtctgccttcgagcgcgttcgcaggcacgaccggcgcttccgcgagctccgcaggggcgttcgccacctcttcgggcgcgttcgccagctcttcctctcacggagcgtcgatccctcgcccacacg gatttgcagccgggatcttcggtacttgGGCCTCTTCGGGGCAGGAGATTCTTCCAATGCGCGAACTTTGA
- the LOC112938363 gene encoding uncharacterized protein isoform X4, with the protein MTSKGIDRPAERTFQSIYSWLLRGFRIDQEVYTMSVSVVVSRATEGYFWELMPMDSTAAWRRYVEMAFERSWPLVIFVSVQEKDINVSMQTEDVEGPINAGDVVGPSMQNEENQPREEQAMGMADEGERVGIIVDEMEREDSDNEEADDDASSDEEGDVMATDWANEDFSGLVILEGDHVPWEYKENEVIDGARYAHKDEMKEAVKHWAVSLQREFRVVKSTNYVYEVRCMKEDCPWRVHAYKGKWNDYWKVSIVTEHKCYLQGVEKYHRNITSAFVASEMYSSVVGNIGFEPKSIIRHIENKFKYTISYVKACRAKQKIIEMRYGTFEASYDNLPRLLATIAQRNNNTYYDLHTFTSVDDRTKSVLQRAFFSLGACINAFVHCRPVLCIDGTFMTGKYRGQILTAIGCDGNNQVVPMAFAFVESENTESWYWFLERVHIAVVRMRPNVCLIHDRHAGMLRAIDYLQNGWDEKRLPAKWPDVRSRWCMRHMGANFYKQFKNKHLMELFKRLCAKNQEKKFNELWDKLDELTTKQTDEQSRRPQVEGDEPPIPLGALHDDPPTMRRRSGSSIRNFTQWIENEPTEKWSLLFDTDGSRYGIMTTNLAEVYNWVMRGVRVLPLVAIVEFILHGTQAYFRDRYKKIGPSMADNNIVFGFEQVMRLPHLGPANTLPPYSTVGPSKAWLLQFTADLLHPDADNNSVRRSLEAYLLWLFGWVMFTSTHGHAVDFRLVHYARSIVDAQPQDVPQWSWGSAVLAATYRALCEACTKTDAGAIIAGCPMLLQLWAAERFAIGRPVVDSAPYGVGRSAQWPEDGPTMGTYWCRRGRRYAHVQVRRGYPDFVFEFDRLQPSDVIWEPYTEEAVAARAPLGLSSLCTRDQAYWLTILPMVFDIFVEPHCPQRVMRQFGLRQVFPGNVQPTVLPADHSLTRRGQLAGALWAPRVQQYVDDWVLATEEVINELFPHTEENYRDYLRWYLPRTRARVTFTPDAPEPHVAAVTDAYPTHRDRDYFVGADAARDISADITAVQVRLNRGLHLTDVEQRVTFDRMQEKMRAVMRVFSCRSAVDIVPPAGPVQPRPRAPTVGAGPRPTVPVSHRPRLPSSAPSFGAVRPTAPVSHGPRLPSSAFAGTTGASASSAGAFATSSGAFASSSSHGASIPRPHGFAAGIFGTWASSGQEILPMREL; encoded by the exons atgacatctaagggcatcgataggcctgcggagagaacatttcagtcaatttatagttggttgttgagaggatttagaatagaccaagaagtctacacaatgtcagtatcagttgtagtgagtcgtgcaacagaaggttatttttgggaactaatgccgatggacagcactgctgcttggagacggtatgtggaaatggcttttgaacggtcatggcccctcgttatatttgtgtcggtacaagagaaagatataaatgtttcaatgcaaaccgaagatgtagagggtcctatcaatgcaggggatgttgttggaccatcgatgcaaaatgaggaaaatcaaccaagggaggagcaggccatgggcatggcggatgagggggagagagtcggtataattgttgatgaaatggagagggaagattcggataatgaggaagcggacgacgacgcatcatccgatgaggaaggtgatgtaatggccactgattgggcaaatgaggacttttctggacttgttatattagagggtgatcatgtaccctgggagtataaggagaacgaggtaattgacggtgcaaggtatgctcataaggatgagatgaaggaggcggtgaagcattgggcagtttccttgcagagagagtttagggtggtcaagtcaacaaattatgtgtatgaagtgagatgcatgaaggaagattgtccgtggcgtgtccatgcatataagggtaaatggaatgattattggaaagttagcattgtgaccgagcacaagtgctacttacaaggggtggagaagtatcaccgaaacatcacttcagcttttgtggcaagtgagatgtacagcagtgttgttggtaacattggctttgaaccaaaatcaattattaggcacatcgagaacaaattcaagtacaccataagctatgtaAAGGCCTgcagagccaaacaaaagattattgagatgaggtatggcacatttgaagcttcttatgataatttgcctcgtttgttagccaccattgcccagaggaataataatacttactatgacctacatacatttacatcggttgatgatcgaacaaagagtgtgctgcaaagagcctttttctcattgggtgcttgcatcaatgcttttgtgcattgtcgacctgttctatgcatagatggaacttttatgacaggtaaataccgaggtcagatattgacagcaattgggtgtgatgggaacaaccaggttgtacctatggcttttgcatttgtagagagtgagaacactgaaagctggtactggttcctagagagagtgcacattgcagtggtgcgtatgaggcccaacgtttgccttatacatgatcgtcatgcgggtatgttgcgggctattgactacttgcagaacggttgggatgagaagagacttccagctaagtggcctgatgttcggagtcggtggtgcatgcgtcacatgggtgcaaatttctacaagcaattcaagaacaagcatcttatggagctctttaagaggctctgtgcaaagaaccaagagaagaaatttaatgagttgtgggacaagttggatgagttgacaacgaagcaaacagatgagcaatctcgcagaccacaagttgaaggtgacgagcctcccatacctcttggtgcattacatgatgacccaccaacaatgagaaggaggtcagggtcgtctatcagaaatttcactcagtggattgagaatgagcctacggagaagtggtctctattgttcgacaccgatggatctcggtatggcataatgacaaccaatttggcagaggtgtacaactgggtaatgcgaggagttcgggtacttccattggttgctattgttgaattcatccttcacggcacgcaagcgtactttagggatcgatacaagaaaattggtccgtccatggccgataacaacatagtgtttggcttcgagcaggtgatgcgccttccacacctaggaccggccaacacccttcctccgtactctacagtcgggcctagcaaggcttggttgctccagttcact gcggaccttctgcaccctgacgctgataataactcggtccgacgctcccttgaggcgtacctgttgtggttgttcgggtgggtgatgttcactagcacccacgggcacgctgtggacttccggctggtccactacgcacggtccatcgtggatgctcagccacaggacgtgccgcagtggagctggggttctgccgtgctagcagccacgtaccgtgccctctgtgaggcgtgcacgaagactgacgcgggagcgatcatcgctggctgccctatgttgcttcagctttgggcagccgagaggtttgccataggtcgaccagtggtggacagcgcaccctacggggttggtcgcagcgcgcagtggccagaggacggtcccacgatggggacttactggtgtcgacgtggg cgtcgttatgctcacgtccaggtgagacgaggttacccggacttcgtgttcgagtttgaccgtctccagccgagcgacgtcatctgggagccgtacacagaagaggccgtcgctgcaagagcaccgctaggactttcgtcgttgtgcacacgcgaccaggcttactggctcaccatcctgccgatggtgttcgacattttcgttgagcctcactgcccgcagcgtgtgatgagacagttcggacttaggcaggtgtttccgggcaacgtgcagccgaccgtcctccctgccgaccactc gttgactcgacggggacagctagcaggcgcactttgggctccacgtgtacagcagtacgttgacgactgggtgttagctacagaggaggtgatcaacgagctcttcccacacacggaggagaactaccgtgactaccttcgctggtaccttcctcgcactcgtgcgcgtgtgaccttcactccagacgccccagagccgcacgttgccgctgtgacggacgcgtatcccacgcaccgtgaccgagactacttcgtgggg gctgatgccgcacgggatatcagtgccgatatcaccgcagtccaagtgaggttgaacagaggtttgcacttgactgacgttgagcagagggtgaccttcgaccggatgcaggagaagatgcgtgcggtcatgcgcgtcttctcctgtcgcagcgccgtggacatcgtacctccagctggtccggtacaaccacggcctcgcgcgcctaccgtcggagcaggacctcgacctacggtaCCTGTTTCGCAca gacctcgtttgccttcgagcgcccctagcttcggagcagtgcgacctacagcaccggtttcgcacg gacctcgtctgccttcgagcgcgttcgcaggcacgaccggcgcttccgcgagctccgcaggggcgttcgccacctcttcgggcgcgttcgccagctcttcctctcacggagcgtcgatccctcgcccacacg gatttgcagccgggatcttcggtacttgGGCCTCTTCGGGGCAGGAGATTCTTCCAATGCGCGAACTTTGA